A single genomic interval of Mycobacterium sp. DL592 harbors:
- a CDS encoding thiocyanate hydrolase, translating into MSDEDFVVLDEIVQRRQTWPVMAAKYGVENPLPPWKTSLDGLCDVLDKSCNTTDLDFKQRRDEEDELSATRYADLPYPESQLVSLAHSLMARGLIDEAELRQRLAAVRARLEAR; encoded by the coding sequence ATGAGCGACGAAGACTTCGTCGTCCTCGACGAGATCGTGCAGCGCAGGCAGACCTGGCCGGTGATGGCCGCCAAGTACGGCGTGGAGAACCCGCTGCCGCCCTGGAAGACCAGCCTCGACGGCCTGTGTGACGTGCTCGACAAGTCTTGCAACACAACTGATCTCGACTTCAAGCAGCGCCGCGACGAGGAAGACGAGCTGTCGGCCACCCGCTACGCCGACCTGCCGTATCCGGAGAGCCAGTTGGTGTCGCTGGCGCACTCCCTGATGGCCCGCGGGCTCATCGACGAGGCCGAACTTCGGCAGCGCCTGGCCGCGGTGCGGGCCCGTCTGGAAGCCCGGTAG
- a CDS encoding LLM class flavin-dependent oxidoreductase — protein sequence MSIKLHWFLPTYGDSRLIVGGGHGTPAGAAHSDRDASIDYLASIVRGAETFGFTGALIPTGAWCEDAFITAALLARETTSLAFLVAFRPGLVSPTLSAQMAATFARHAPGRILLNVVVGGEAHEQRAFGDHLDKDARYARADEFLDIVNRLWRGETVTTQGDYVSVEEASLATLPNPVPPLYFGGSSAAAGPIAARHADVYLTWGEPPAAVAEKVEWIRKLAADEGRTVRFGIRLHTISRDEASEAWSQADKLVAALDEETVRSAQAGLRRSQSEGQRRMLALHEANRSDGSWHDARSLEIAPNLWAGVGLVRGGAGTALVGSHTDVADRIAEYAEIGIDEFIFSGYPHLEELFWFGEGVVPILRERGLFDGPATQAAPASIPFVGAAR from the coding sequence ATGTCGATCAAGCTGCACTGGTTTCTGCCCACCTACGGCGACAGCCGACTGATCGTCGGGGGTGGCCACGGCACGCCGGCCGGAGCAGCCCACAGTGACCGGGACGCCTCGATCGACTACCTCGCCTCGATCGTGCGCGGGGCGGAGACGTTCGGTTTCACCGGCGCTCTCATTCCGACCGGGGCCTGGTGCGAGGACGCGTTCATCACCGCCGCCCTGCTCGCCCGGGAGACCACGTCGCTGGCATTCCTGGTGGCATTCCGGCCCGGCCTGGTCAGTCCCACGCTGTCAGCCCAGATGGCCGCCACGTTCGCCCGGCACGCCCCGGGTCGCATCCTGCTCAACGTGGTCGTCGGCGGAGAAGCACACGAGCAGCGGGCCTTCGGCGACCATCTCGACAAGGACGCCCGGTACGCGCGTGCCGACGAATTCCTCGACATCGTCAACCGGCTCTGGCGCGGCGAGACGGTCACCACGCAGGGCGACTACGTCAGTGTCGAGGAAGCCAGCCTCGCCACCCTGCCGAACCCCGTTCCGCCGCTGTACTTCGGCGGCAGTTCGGCCGCGGCGGGCCCGATCGCTGCGCGCCATGCCGACGTCTACCTGACCTGGGGTGAACCACCGGCCGCCGTGGCCGAGAAGGTGGAGTGGATCCGCAAGCTCGCCGCCGACGAGGGCCGCACCGTCCGTTTCGGGATCCGGCTGCACACCATCTCGCGTGACGAGGCGAGTGAAGCCTGGTCGCAGGCCGACAAGCTGGTGGCGGCCCTCGACGAGGAAACCGTGCGGTCAGCGCAGGCCGGGTTGCGGCGCAGTCAGTCCGAGGGCCAGCGCCGGATGCTCGCGCTGCACGAGGCCAACCGCTCCGACGGGTCCTGGCATGACGCCCGCAGTCTGGAGATCGCGCCGAACCTGTGGGCCGGCGTCGGGCTGGTCCGCGGCGGAGCCGGAACCGCATTGGTGGGCAGCCACACCGACGTGGCCGACCGGATCGCCGAGTACGCCGAGATCGGGATCGACGAGTTCATCTTCTCGGGCTACCCGCATCTGGAGGAGCTGTTCTGGTTCGGCGAAGGCGTGGTCCCTATCCTGCGCGAGCGCGGCCTGTTCGACGGGCCTGCCACCCAGGCCGCACCGGCGTCGATCCCCTTCGTGGGCGCCGCCCGTTGA
- the scnC gene encoding thiocyanate hydrolase subunit gamma, protein MSDHGHDHDHDHDHDRTVKPMVDEITDFEVLEIALRELCVEKGLFTAAEHRVFTEYAEQIGPTPAARLVAKAWLDPEFKKLALTDAVAAAKEVGVDWLDPTGFGTPSDFVAFKVLEDTPMLHNVIVCALCSCYPRPILGNSPEWYRTPNYRRRLVRWPRQVLSEFGLQLPDGVEVRVEDSNQKHRFMVMPVRPEGTDGWTEDQLAEILTRDCLIGVALPKPGVTSNVYTTARPAVRPVVES, encoded by the coding sequence ATGTCTGATCACGGGCACGACCACGACCACGACCACGACCACGACCGGACCGTCAAACCCATGGTCGACGAGATCACCGACTTCGAGGTCCTGGAGATCGCGCTGCGCGAATTGTGCGTCGAGAAGGGACTTTTCACCGCCGCCGAGCATCGCGTCTTCACCGAGTACGCCGAGCAGATCGGGCCCACCCCGGCTGCCCGGCTGGTGGCCAAGGCCTGGCTGGACCCAGAGTTCAAGAAGCTCGCGCTGACCGACGCGGTCGCTGCGGCCAAGGAGGTCGGGGTGGACTGGCTGGACCCGACCGGGTTCGGCACGCCGAGTGACTTCGTGGCGTTCAAGGTTCTCGAGGACACACCCATGTTGCATAACGTGATCGTCTGCGCGTTGTGTTCGTGCTACCCGCGGCCGATCCTCGGCAACTCCCCGGAGTGGTACCGCACCCCGAACTACCGGCGTCGTCTGGTGCGCTGGCCGCGACAGGTGTTGTCCGAGTTCGGGTTACAGCTGCCCGACGGCGTCGAGGTGCGGGTGGAGGACTCCAACCAGAAGCACCGCTTCATGGTGATGCCGGTGCGCCCGGAAGGCACCGACGGCTGGACCGAGGATCAGCTGGCCGAGATCCTCACCCGCGACTGCCTGATCGGGGTGGCGCTGCCCAAGCCGGGCGTCACCTCCAACGTGTACACGACCGCGCGCCCGGCCGTGCGTCCGGTCGTCGAGTCATGA
- a CDS encoding SH3-like domain-containing protein, with protein MSSAAERAEQLALISRLKATFPEVSEWPMPDEVDSAHYWAYQKTVHDVGGELQVPLPYENKEEEQWELMTYVLCEVLGWRGIWVSEERRRIGNVDVGRPIYLGLPYYSRWLWSVGRLLIEKGYISWGELTDRLVEVQARYAGGLAGRLPDAEPKFEGDGSKVKRNKHHRAAVGIGDPQIYAGKAGPAKFKVGDDVVVRDLPAMFYTRTPEYCRGARGVIAEVTYESPAPEDEAWDREDAAPEWFYIVRFRQADLWDTYTGPDTDTLQTEIPERWLQAL; from the coding sequence ATGAGCAGTGCGGCGGAGCGTGCGGAACAGTTGGCGCTGATTTCCCGGCTCAAGGCGACCTTCCCGGAAGTGTCCGAGTGGCCGATGCCCGACGAGGTGGACAGCGCCCACTACTGGGCCTACCAGAAGACGGTGCACGATGTCGGCGGCGAGCTGCAGGTGCCGCTGCCGTACGAGAACAAAGAAGAAGAGCAATGGGAATTGATGACCTATGTGCTCTGCGAGGTTCTCGGCTGGCGGGGGATCTGGGTCTCCGAGGAGCGCCGCCGGATCGGCAATGTCGACGTCGGCCGTCCCATCTATCTCGGTCTGCCGTATTACAGCCGCTGGCTGTGGTCCGTGGGCCGGCTGCTCATCGAGAAGGGCTACATCAGCTGGGGTGAGCTCACCGATCGGCTGGTCGAGGTGCAGGCCCGCTACGCCGGCGGGCTGGCCGGCCGGCTGCCCGACGCCGAGCCGAAGTTCGAAGGCGACGGCTCGAAAGTCAAGCGCAACAAGCATCATCGCGCGGCGGTCGGTATCGGTGATCCGCAGATCTATGCCGGCAAGGCCGGTCCGGCAAAGTTCAAGGTCGGCGACGACGTCGTGGTGCGCGACCTGCCCGCCATGTTCTACACCCGCACCCCGGAGTACTGCCGCGGCGCCCGCGGTGTGATCGCCGAGGTCACCTACGAGAGCCCCGCACCCGAGGACGAGGCGTGGGACCGTGAGGACGCCGCCCCGGAATGGTTCTACATCGTGCGGTTCCGGCAGGCCGACCTGTGGGACACCTACACCGGGCCCGACACCGACACCCTGCAGACCGAAATCCCCGAACGCTGGCTGCAAGCCCTTTGA